Proteins co-encoded in one Brassica oleracea var. oleracea cultivar TO1000 chromosome C4, BOL, whole genome shotgun sequence genomic window:
- the LOC106341267 gene encoding ATP-dependent helicase BRM-like isoform X2, producing the protein MQSGGSGGGPARGMGPAGRTNSTSSAASPTSSSSSVQQQQQLASRQQGRNSEANDGMFAYHPGGVQGMMGGGNFGSPSGSMQHRRLFDSPQQQQQQQPQGSSQDGQQSFNPMQQAYLQFALQAQQQKVQQQARMGMMGSSKDQDARMGMLNMQGAMQQASNQAQGSPSNPSAEQFARGERQMESGHETKPHPQQVGTGQLMPGNITRPMQAPQGPQGVNNMGSNQLAFSQQWQAMQAWARERNIDLSHPANASQMSHILQGRMAAQQKSNEGNVASPSPSIPVSSQPSSSSRVPGENSPRPNSAGDISGQSGSGKARHAISTSSFASTSSPRMMNPAANPFSAQGRDNPMYPRHLVQPTNGMPSGNSMQTSANETHVLDHNASTNKGLGSAEHLQMQQPRQMNAPSPKAVLSDAGLLSKSSLQIGQGIKQEQQRSGFTKQQLHVLKAQILAFRRLKKGEGSLPQELFKSIAPPPLEVQTPLQIFPVKVHVQDRSSDKTVENQARSLESGKESQTAASSNGQIFAKEEDNGGDTEVPLATGNSQLFQNLGKEAASTTAATKEEQQTDVFPVKSDQGADASTQQTPRSDSNADKGKAVASDGGQSNVPAQANSPQQPKDTASARKYHGPLFDFPFFTRKHDTYGSATANANNNLTLAYDIKDLICEEGAEFFNKKRTDSLKKINGLLARNLERKRIRPDLVLRLQIEEKKLRLSALQSRVRDEVDRQQQDIMSMPDRPYRKFVRLCERQRLEMNRQVLANQKAVREKQLKTIFQWRKKLLEAHWSIRDARTARNRGVAKYHEKMLREFSKRPDDGRNKRMEALKNNDVERYREMLLEQQTNIPGDAAERYNVLSSFLTQTEDYLHKLGGKITATKNQQEVEEAANAAAIAARLQGLSEEEVRAAAACAREEVLIRNRFVEMNAPKDNSSVNKYYTLAHAVNEVVVRQPSMLQAGTLRDYQLVGLQWMLSLYNNKLNGILADEMGLGKTVQVMALIAYLMEFKGNYGPHLIIVPNAVLVNWKSELHTWLPSVSCIYYVGTKDQRSKLFSQEVCAMKFNVLVTTYEFIMYDRSKLSKVDWKYIVIDEAQRMKDRESVLARDLDRYRCQRRLLLTGTPLQNDLKELWSLLNLLLPDVFDNRKAFHDWFAQPFQREGPSHNIEDDWLETEKKVIVIHRLHQILEPFMLRRRVEDVEGSLPPKVSVVLRCRMSSIQSAVYDWIKATGTLRVDPDDEKLKAQKNPIYQAKIYKTLNNRCMELRKTCNHPLLNYPYFNDLSKDFLVRSCGKLWILDRILIKLQRTGHRVLLFSTMTKLLDILEEYLQWRRLVYRRIDGTTSLEDRESAIVDFNDPDTDCFIFLLSIRAAGRGLNLQTADTVVIYDPDPNPKNEEQAVARAHRIGQTREVKVIYMEAVVEKMSSHQKEDELRSGGSVDLEDDLAGKDRYIGSIEGLIRNNIQQYKIDMADEVINAGRFDQRTTHEERRMTLETLLHDEERYQETVHDVPSLHEVNRMIARSEEEVELFDQMDEEFDWTEEMTCHEQVPKWLRASTREVNATVADLSKKPSKNMLSSSNLIVQTGGPGGERKRGRPKSKKINYKEIEDDIGLFSEESSEEVNVDSGNEEEGGDIGQSDDDELTGALGDQQTNNGESDGENPVAGYDYPPRSGSYKKVPPQDDAGSSESSPESHRSKEMASPVSSKKFGSLSALDTRPGSVSKRLVDDLEDGEIGASGDSHIDLQRSYDRDEGGGEQVLQPTIKRKRSIRLRPRQTAEGTDGSDMPAAQPLQGDRSYRSKLRTVADSHGSRQDQSDSSSRLRSLPAKKVANTSKLHVSSPKSGRLNATQLPVEDNDEAARETWDGTSHIGSSNAGARMSPIIQKRCKTVISKLQRRIDKEGQQIVPMLTNLWKRIQNGYAAGGVNNLLELREIDQRVERLEYVGVMELASDVQYMLRGAMQFYGFSHEVRSEARKVHNLFFDLLKMSFPDTDFREARNALSFSGPSPTLVSTSSPRGPGGISQGKRPKPVDEEEPEPSSQQRENSRIRVQIPQKETKLGGTSSHTDESPILAHPGELVICKKKRKDREKSGPRTRTAGSSSPVSPQAMIGRGRRSPVSGSVTRETRLAQATHPNNSGAAGDSVGWANPVKKLRTDSGKRRPSHL; encoded by the exons ATGCAATCTGGAGGCAGTGGCGGAGGCCCCGCCCGGGGCATGGGTCCGGCGGGTCGGACCAACTCCACATCATCCGCTGCGTCTCCGACTTCTTCATCTTCATCCGTGCAACAGCAGCAGCAGTTGGCGTCTAGGCAG CAGGGGAGAAACTCAGAGGCAAATGATGGCATGTTCGCGTATCATCCTGGTGGGGTTCAGGGGATGATGGGAGGTGGTAACTTTGGTTCTCCGTCTGGCTCTATGCAGCACCGGAGATTGTTTGACTCTCCTCAACAACAACAACAACAACAACCACAGGGCTCTTCCCAAGATGGCCAGCAAAGTTTTAATCCGATGCAGCAAGCGTATCTTCAGTTTGCTTTACAGGCGCAGCAACAAAAGGTGCAGCAGCAAGCTAGAATGGGAATGATGGGTTCATCTAAGGATCAAGACGCACGGATGGGTATGTTGAATATGCAAGGCGCGATGCAGCAGGCATCTAATCAGGCACAGGGCTCGCCGTCTAATCCATCGGCTGAACAGTTTGCTCGCGGTGAAAGGCAGATGGAATCAGGTCACGAAACAAAACCCCATCCCCAGCAAGTTGGGACTGGACAACTAATGCCTGGAAATATTACAAGGCCAATGCAGGCACCACAGGGTCCGCAGGGTGTGAATAATATGGGGTCCAACCAACTCGCGTTTTCACAGCAGTGGCAGGCCATGCAGGCGTGGGCGAGGGAGCGTAATATTGATCTCTCGCATCCTGCCAACGCCAGCCAAATGTCGCACATACTCCAGGGAAGAATGGCTGCCCAACAGAAGTCTAATGAAGGAAATGTGGCTTCACCGTCACCGTCTATTCCAGTGTCTAGCCAGCCATCTTCATCTTCACGTGTTCCAGGTGAGAACTCGCCTCGTCCCAACTCTGCTGGTGATATCTCTGGGCAGTCAGGATCAGGAAAGGCCAGACATGCGATATCTACCAGCTCATTTGCCTCGACTTCCAGTCCTAGAATGATGAACCCGGCTGCGAATCCATTCTCTGCCCAAGGGAGAGATAATCCAATGTATCCTCGCCATTTAGTTCAGCCTACGAATGGGATGCCCTCTGGAAATTCCATGCAGACGTCTGCGAATGAGACACATGTTTTGGATCACAATGCTTCTACAAATAAAGGTTTAGGTTCTGCTGAACATTTGCAGATGCAGCAGCCTAGGCAGATGAATGCACCCAGTCCAAAAGCTGTTCTATCTGACGCTGGTTTACTCAGTAAATCTTCCCTTCAGATTGGACAGGGGATCAAACAAGAGCAACAGCGATCAGGATTTACCAAACAACAACTCCATGTTCTCAAAGCCCAGATACTGGCATTTCGTCGTTTGAAG AAAGGAGAAGGTTCTTTGCCTCAGGAGCTTTTTAAATCTATTGCTCCACCACCGCTTGAAGTGCAGACTCCGTTGCAGATTTTTCCTGTGAAAGTACATGTTCAGGATAGGTCTTCAGACAAAACTGTAGAAAACCAAGCAAGGTCACTGGAGTCTGGCAAAGAGTCTCAGACTGCTGCTTCTTCAAATGGACAGATTTTTGCTAAAGAGGAAGATAATGGTGGAGATACAGAAGTACCATTGGCGACGGGCAACAGCCAATTATTTCAAAATCTGGGAAAAGAAGCTGCTTCTACTACTGCGGCTACGAAAGAGGAGCAACAAACTGATGTATTCCCTGTTAAGTCAGACCAAGGAGCAGATGCTAGTACTCAACAGACTCCTAGAAGTGATTCTAATGCTGATAAGGGAAAAGCTGTTGCATCTGATGGAGGCCAATCTAATGTTCCGGCACAAGCAAACTCTCCCCAGCAGCCTAAGGATACAGCCTCCGCCAGGAAATATCACGGACCATTGTTTGATTTTCCCTTTTTCACTCGAAAACATGACACTTATGGATCTGCAACAGCCAATGCCAACAACAATCTCACATTAGCTTATGATATCAAAGACCTGATCTGTGAAGAAGGTGCAGAATTCTTCAACAAGAAAAGAACAGATAGTTTGAAGAAGATAAATGGTCTCCTAGCAAGAAACTTGGAAAGGAAAAGGATTAGGCCGGATCTTGTTTTACGGCTTCAGATTGAAGAGAAAAAGCTCAGGCTATCGGCTCTTCAGTCTCGTGTTAGAGATGAAGTGGATCGACAACAGCAGGATATAATGTCCATGCCTGATAGACCATACCGTAAGTTTGTGAGGTTGTGCGAACGACAACGCCTTGAAATGAATAGACAAGTACTGGCCAACCAGAAAGCTGTTAGAGAAAAGCAGCTGAAAACCATTTTTCAGTGGCGTAAGAAACTCCTTGAGGCTCACTGGTCTATACGTGATGCACGCACTGCTCGTAACAGGGGAGTTGCCAAATACCATGAAAAGATGTTGAGAGAGTTCTCGAAGAGACCAGATGATGGCCGGAACAAAAGGATGGAGGCACTGAAAAATAATGATGTAGAAAGGTACAGGGAGATGTTGCTGGAACAGCAAACAAATATACCTGGTGATGCTGCTGAAAGATATAATGTTCTCTCTTCATTTTTGACCCAAACGGAAGATTATCTCCATAAACTTGGAGGTAAGATTACTGCCACAAAGAATCAACAAGAAGTGGAGGAAGCAGCGAATGCTGCAGCAATTGCAGCGAGATTGCAG GGCCTTTCAGAAGAAGAGGTCAGGGCGGCAGCTGCTTGTGCTCGGGAAGAAGTTCTGATCAGAAATAGATTTGTGGAAATGAATGCGCCAAAAGATAATTCATCTGTTAACAA GTATTATACTCTGGCTCATGCTGTAAATGAAGTCGTTGTGAGACAACCGTCGATGCTCCAAGCTGGAACTTTGCGTGATTACCAGCTG GTTGGATTGCAATGGATGCTCTCCTTGTATAATAACAAATTAAATGGGATCTTGGCTGATGAGATGGGTCTTGGAAAAACTGTGCAG GTAATGGCACTGATTGCTTACCTTATGGAGTTCAAGGGGAATTATGGACCACATCTCATCATCGTTCCTAATGCTGTTCTGGTGAACTGGAAG AGTGAACTCCATACTTGGCTGCCATCCGTTTCATGCATATATTATGTTGGTACAAAGGATCAACGTTCAAAATTGTTCTCTCAG GAGGTTTGCGCCATGAAGTTCAATGTCCTCGTTACGACTTATGAGTTTATTATGTATGATCGATCAAAACTCTCAAAAGTTGACTGGAAATATATTGTTATTGACGAAGCACAACGGATGAAGGACAGAGAATCTGTTTTGGCCCGAGATCTTGACCGATATCGCTGCCAGAGGAGATTACTTCTCACTGGGACACCTCTACAG AACGATCTGAAAGAGCTTTGGTCACTATTGAATCTCCTCCTTCCTGATGTCTTTGACAATCGAAAAGCATTTCATGATTGGTTCGCTCAACCCTTTCAAAGAGAAGGTCCTTCGCATAATATAGAGGATGACTGGCTGGAGACTGAGAAAAAGGTCATAGTCATTCACAGGCTTCATCAAATTTTAGAGCCGTTCATGCTCAGACGTCGTGTTGAGGATGTCGAAGGTTCACTTCCTCCTAAG GTTTCCGTAGTTTTAAGATGTAGGATGTCTTCTATTCAGAGTGCCGTTTATGATTGGATCAAAGCTACTGGAACTCTAAGAGTTGATCCAGACGATGAAAAACTTAAGGCTCAGAAGAATCCGATCTACCAAGCCAAGATATATAAAACTTTAAACAATAGGTGCATGGAGTTGAGGAAAACATGTAATCATCCGTTGCTCAATTATCCATATTTCAATGATCTTTCCAAGGATTTTCTCGTAAGGTCATGTGGAAAATTGTGGATTCTGGATAGAATTCTTATAAAGCTACAGAGGACAGGCCATCGTGTATTACTCTTCAGTACAATGACTAAACTCCTTGATATCTTGGAAGAGTATTTGCAATGGAGGAGGCTCGTATACCGCAGAATAGATGGGACTACCAGTCTAGAAGATCGGGAATCAGCTATTGTGGATTTCAATGATCCGGATACTGATTGCTTTATTTTCTTGCTTAGTATACGTGCAGCTGGAAGGGGTCTCAACCTTCAGACTGCTGACACAGTTGTGATATATGATCCGGATCCAAACCCCAAGAATGAGGAACAAGCAGTTGCCAGAGCCCATCGTATTGGGCAGACGAGGGAAGTAAAAGTGATATATATGGAGGCAGTTGTTGAAAAAATGTCTAGCCATCAAAAGGAGGACGAGCTTAGAAGTGGTGGTTCAGTAGACCTAGAGGATGACTTGGCTGGGAAGGACCGGTATATAGGATCTATTGAGGGTCTCATAAGGAATAATATTCAGCAGTACAAGATTGACATGGCTGATGAAGTCATTAATGCTGGGCGGTTTGACCAAAGGACGACTCATGAAGAGCGGCGAATGACATTGGAGACTTTATTGCATGATGAAGAGAGATATCAAGAAACCGTCCATGATGTACCTTCTCTCCATGAGGTGAACAGGATGATTGCCAGAAGCGAGGAGGAAGTTGAGTTATTCGATCAGATGGATGAAGAATTTGACTGGACCGAAGAGATGACTTGTCATGAACAGGTGCCTAAGTGGCTTCGAGCTAGTACCAGAGAGGTGAATGCTACTGTTGCTGATTTGTCCAAGAAACCGTCAAAGAACATGTTGTCAAGCAGTAATCTAATTGTGCAAACTGGCGGGCCTGGAGGTGAGAGAAAAAGAGGGCGTCCCAAGAGCAAAAAGATTAACTACAAGGAAATTGAAGATGACATTGGATTATTCTCTGAGGAAAGCTCTGAGGAAGTGAACGTTGATTCTGGGAACGAAGAAGAGGGAGGAGACATTGGACAATCTGATGATGATGAGCTAACTGGTGCTCTTGGTGATCAACAAACCAACAATGGCGAATCTGATGGAGAGAACCCCGTCGCTGGTTATGATTATCCTCCGCGGTCTGGTAGTTATAAAAAAGTCCCTCCACAGGATGATGCCGGTTCTTCAGAATCTTCGCCAGAAAGTCATAGATCGAAAGAGATGGCTTCTCCTGTTTCTTCAAAAAAATTTGGCTCTTTGTCTGCATTGGACACTAGGCCAGGTTCTGTCTCGAAAAGACTG GTAGATGACCTAGAAGATGGGGAAATAGGAGCCTCTGGGGATTCTCACATAGATCTCCAACGATCCTATGACCGTGATGAAGGGGGAGGAGAACAGGTTTTGCAACCTACAATAAAACGGAAACGGAGTATTCGTCTAAGACCCCGTCAAACAGCAGAAGGAACAGACGGTAGTGATATGCCTGCAGCTCAGCCATTGCAAGGCGATCGTAGCTATCGATCAAAATTGAGAACAGTTGCTGACTCGCATGGTTCAAGACAAGATCAGAGTGATTCATCCTCGAGACTTCGGAGTTTACCTGCAAAGAAGGTAGCTAATACTTCCAAGCTGCATGTATCATCACCAAAATCTGGTAGATTGAACGCCACACAGCTTCCCGTGGAGGACAACGATGAAGCTGCTAGAGAAACATGGGATGGAACTAGTCATATAGGCTCTTCAAATGCAGGTGCAAGAATGTCCCCCATCATACAGAAACGG TGCAAAACCGTCATTAGCAAACTCCAAAGGAGAATCGACAAGGAAGGTCAGCAGATTGTGCCTATGCTGACGAATTTGTGGAAGAGAATTCAGAATGGTTATGCAGCTGGAGGTGTGAATAATCTTTTGGAGCTACGAGAGATAGATCAGCGGGTGGAAAGGCTAGAGTACGTAGGAGTTATGGAACTCGCATCTGACGTGCAGTATATGCTAAGGGGAGCAATGCAATTCTATGGATTCTCACACGAG GTGAGATCTGAAGCAAGGAAGGTTCACAACCTCTTCTTTGATCTACT